A genomic stretch from Desulfofalx alkaliphila DSM 12257 includes:
- a CDS encoding inorganic phosphate transporter, protein MTEGIFLILLVVFLALIFDFINGFHDTANAVATSIATGALSPRTAIILASFLNLLGALAFTGVAHTIGEGIANPTHLNNGLYVVLAAVLSAIGWNLLTWYLGLPSSSSHALIGSLAGALAGAAGWDAVNLLGLLIIIKVLIISPLLAVALGFLMMSAIRLLLSFLSSAKTEFYFKKMQVVTASFQAFSHGTNDAQKTMGVITFALVAGGLQQDFCIPLWVKLSAAIAMAAGTAVGGWRIIQTVSRGITPLYPSGGFSADLSSAGIIIGATILHLPLSTTHVISSSIIGVGLSKGLTNINWQTVSAIISAWVITLPVSIILGAVICRVIMLL, encoded by the coding sequence ATGACAGAGGGTATTTTTCTTATTTTGCTTGTGGTTTTTCTGGCCCTAATATTTGATTTTATTAATGGATTTCACGATACCGCCAATGCCGTTGCAACCTCAATAGCCACCGGGGCATTATCTCCCCGGACGGCAATAATTCTGGCTTCATTTCTCAACCTATTGGGGGCACTGGCCTTTACCGGTGTAGCCCACACCATAGGGGAAGGCATTGCAAATCCTACACATCTTAACAATGGGCTGTATGTGGTATTGGCCGCGGTCCTGTCAGCCATTGGCTGGAATTTACTTACCTGGTACTTGGGACTGCCCAGCAGTTCCTCCCATGCTTTAATAGGTTCTTTGGCCGGTGCCCTTGCCGGCGCAGCGGGTTGGGATGCGGTCAACCTGTTAGGTTTGTTAATAATAATAAAGGTTTTAATTATTTCGCCGCTATTGGCAGTGGCCCTCGGTTTTTTAATGATGTCAGCAATCCGCTTGCTGCTTTCATTTCTAAGTTCGGCCAAAACTGAATTCTACTTTAAAAAAATGCAGGTTGTCACCGCTTCTTTTCAAGCCTTCAGCCACGGCACAAATGATGCGCAAAAGACAATGGGCGTCATTACCTTTGCCTTGGTAGCCGGCGGCCTGCAGCAAGATTTTTGCATTCCCCTGTGGGTTAAGTTGTCAGCGGCCATAGCAATGGCGGCAGGTACAGCGGTGGGGGGATGGCGCATTATTCAAACGGTAAGTAGAGGTATCACACCCTTATATCCATCCGGCGGCTTCTCTGCAGACCTAAGCTCGGCGGGAATTATCATTGGCGCAACAATACTGCACCTACCGCTAAGCACCACCCATGTCATTTCCTCTTCAATAATCGGTGTCGGTCTGAGCAAGGGATTAACAAATATTAACTGGCAGACGGTTTCTGCCATCATATCTGCCTGGGTTATTACTTTGCCGGTAAGTATAATACTGGGTGCAGTAATTTGCCGGGTAATTATGCTCTTATAA
- a CDS encoding MarR family winged helix-turn-helix transcriptional regulator, with protein sequence MQDAKDLVTMHTLLNLIRGLYKAVDEDWRNSATKTGLTVSQHHLLWILHFENGATLSQISDYGIWHLSTVMDLVERMEKAGLVRKEVDTNDARTKRVFITEKGEKILHSSIQHVSTFRFFKFLKEDKGNNIEQHINLLYNLNKTFHGDSFVNYVKQSSSKLENEIIN encoded by the coding sequence TTGCAAGATGCTAAAGATCTGGTTACTATGCATACACTGCTTAACCTAATCCGAGGTCTTTATAAGGCAGTGGATGAAGATTGGCGGAACTCAGCCACAAAAACCGGTTTAACTGTTTCACAACATCATTTGCTCTGGATACTTCATTTTGAAAACGGTGCCACCCTTTCACAAATAAGTGATTATGGCATATGGCACCTTTCAACGGTAATGGACTTGGTGGAGCGAATGGAAAAGGCAGGTTTAGTGCGTAAAGAAGTTGATACCAACGATGCTCGCACTAAGCGCGTCTTTATAACAGAGAAAGGAGAAAAAATTCTCCACTCTTCAATTCAGCATGTTTCTACCTTTAGGTTTTTTAAATTTCTAAAGGAAGATAAAGGTAATAATATTGAACAGCATATTAACTTGCTATACAACCTCAATAAAACTTTTCACGGGGACAGTTTTGTAAATTACGTTAAACAATCAAGCAGTAAACTGGAAAATGAAATAATTAACTAA
- a CDS encoding YigZ family protein — MDKQYVMLCKPNRSEIVIKKSRFIASVSPVNNEEEAANFIQQIKEEHKQATHNVFAYVINEQIQRYSDDGEPSGTAGRPVLEVINNKGLVKTAVVVTRYFGGIMLGAGGLVRAYTEAAVLGIEEAGIAVKTLHQQLHITVDYNLFGLVKKIIEQNQGRHVEIAYEQHVKISAYFLSKVAQSITRELIDATAAQVTIEKGKETYI; from the coding sequence ATGGATAAGCAATATGTTATGTTATGTAAACCTAATCGTTCGGAAATAGTAATTAAAAAATCACGGTTTATAGCTTCCGTATCCCCGGTAAATAATGAAGAAGAGGCTGCAAATTTTATACAACAGATAAAAGAGGAGCACAAACAAGCTACCCATAATGTATTTGCCTATGTTATTAATGAGCAAATACAACGTTACAGTGACGACGGTGAACCCAGCGGCACCGCAGGCAGACCGGTATTGGAGGTTATCAACAATAAGGGCTTGGTGAAAACCGCAGTGGTGGTAACCCGTTATTTTGGAGGCATAATGCTTGGTGCCGGTGGATTGGTGCGGGCTTATACCGAGGCGGCCGTCCTGGGTATTGAAGAAGCGGGAATAGCAGTAAAAACATTACATCAACAACTACATATAACCGTAGATTATAATTTATTTGGACTTGTAAAGAAAATCATTGAACAAAACCAGGGCCGGCATGTCGAAATAGCATATGAGCAGCATGTAAAAATATCTGCCTACTTCCTGTCAAAGGTCGCTCAATCCATCACCAGGGAATTAATTGATGCCACCGCAGCTCAGGTAACCATAGAAAAGGGCAAAGAAACTTATATCTAA
- a CDS encoding HD domain-containing phosphohydrolase, which translates to MQDLRINFLKLLSALSHALDYNGKGLMHHHTRVALIAQQIAQELEVEENHINNLVYAAMLHDAGAKTFREKAELVIFEVRETSDHCVNGHRLMKLSPLLNPLAEILLCHHDRWDGGNSSGLSGDGIPLAGRIIHLADRVDVLIGENEHILNQRYEISKRIDYYSGSLFDPRIVKVFKKIAQKESFWLELTSVNPEQLLTARIKNSEKVVNLTDLLGIGEVFARIIDNKSPFTHLHSRLVSKVAAGMAMLAGYSENQAKALQLAGLLHDLGKLAVPESIIEKPGPLSNEEYNIIKCHTYYTYNILNMVDGFEEISQWAAYHHECLNGNGYPFKIDASGLSAEARLMAVSDIFTALVEDRPYRPGLPRDKVTEILLEKARRQDIDIDWVELLLDNYGFFLKQKEAINHGAVQ; encoded by the coding sequence TTGCAAGATTTACGAATAAATTTTTTAAAATTACTGTCCGCCCTATCCCATGCCTTAGATTACAATGGCAAGGGATTGATGCACCATCACACTAGGGTAGCGCTGATAGCCCAGCAAATTGCCCAAGAACTTGAAGTGGAAGAAAACCATATAAATAACCTGGTCTATGCAGCTATGCTACATGATGCCGGAGCTAAAACTTTTCGGGAAAAGGCAGAGTTAGTAATTTTTGAAGTGAGGGAAACCTCTGATCACTGCGTTAATGGTCATCGCTTGATGAAATTGTCGCCATTGTTAAATCCATTGGCAGAAATTTTGTTGTGCCATCATGATAGGTGGGATGGAGGCAACAGCAGCGGTTTATCCGGAGACGGTATTCCACTGGCCGGCAGAATCATTCACCTGGCTGACAGGGTAGATGTGCTTATTGGCGAGAATGAACATATCCTCAACCAGCGGTATGAAATAAGCAAGAGAATCGATTATTATTCCGGGTCATTATTTGACCCTAGAATTGTAAAGGTCTTTAAGAAAATTGCCCAAAAAGAAAGTTTTTGGTTAGAGCTTACTTCTGTTAACCCAGAGCAATTATTGACGGCTAGAATTAAAAACTCGGAAAAGGTTGTTAACCTTACAGACTTATTGGGTATAGGGGAGGTCTTTGCACGCATTATTGACAATAAAAGCCCTTTTACCCACCTGCATTCCCGCTTGGTCTCTAAGGTGGCAGCCGGCATGGCCATGCTGGCCGGATACTCGGAAAACCAGGCTAAAGCTTTGCAGTTGGCAGGTTTACTTCACGATTTAGGTAAGCTGGCGGTTCCGGAATCAATAATAGAAAAGCCCGGTCCTTTATCCAATGAGGAATACAATATAATCAAGTGTCATACCTACTACACCTATAATATTTTAAATATGGTGGATGGTTTTGAGGAAATAAGTCAGTGGGCGGCCTATCATCATGAGTGTTTAAACGGTAACGGCTATCCGTTTAAAATCGATGCAAGTGGCCTATCTGCAGAGGCAAGACTTATGGCAGTCAGTGATATATTTACTGCCTTGGTAGAAGACAGGCCTTACCGCCCAGGGTTACCCAGGGATAAGGTGACAGAAATATTACTGGAAAAGGCAAGGCGCCAAGATATAGATATTGATTGGGTAGAATTGTTATTGGATAACTATGGTTTCTTTCTTAAACAAAAAGAAGCGATTAACCATGGGGCTGTTCAATAG
- the hslO gene encoding Hsp33 family molecular chaperone HslO, with protein sequence MNDYLVRAVAEDGQFKVQCCVTTNLVEEARKRHNMWPIPTAALGRTMTAALLLGANMKGEDIITIRVLGDGPLGAVVVTADAHGNVRGYVQNPQVHLPTVRLGKLAVGPAVGKGSLHITRDLGLKEPFTGTVELISGEIGEDLAHYLTYSEQTPSAVALGVLVDTDNSVRAAGGIIVQLFPGADEEVLSTLERNLSTLPPVSSLVDRGAKPETIIHMLCKGLPIKILDKNEVQFSCPCNRERLESLLVSLGPEEISQMIKEQKGAEVQCHFCAEKYKFNADDLKRLLAEVK encoded by the coding sequence ATGAATGATTACTTAGTTCGAGCAGTGGCTGAAGATGGGCAATTTAAGGTGCAGTGCTGTGTTACAACAAATTTAGTGGAAGAGGCACGCAAAAGGCACAATATGTGGCCGATACCCACCGCTGCACTGGGCAGAACAATGACAGCTGCCCTACTGCTGGGGGCTAATATGAAAGGCGAGGATATTATTACCATTAGGGTGCTGGGAGACGGCCCCCTGGGGGCAGTGGTGGTCACCGCAGACGCCCACGGCAATGTACGGGGATATGTTCAGAACCCTCAAGTTCACTTGCCAACGGTAAGGCTGGGCAAACTGGCGGTGGGGCCGGCGGTGGGTAAAGGCTCATTGCATATTACCAGAGACCTAGGTTTAAAGGAGCCCTTTACTGGCACTGTGGAATTAATATCGGGGGAGATAGGCGAAGATTTGGCCCATTACTTAACATATTCTGAGCAAACTCCATCTGCGGTGGCCCTTGGTGTGTTAGTGGACACAGATAACAGCGTCCGGGCGGCGGGCGGAATAATTGTGCAATTATTTCCCGGGGCTGATGAAGAGGTGCTTAGCACATTGGAACGAAACCTTTCCACTCTTCCGCCGGTAAGCAGTCTGGTGGATCGGGGGGCCAAGCCTGAAACAATAATACATATGCTTTGCAAGGGCTTACCTATTAAGATACTGGATAAAAACGAGGTACAGTTTTCCTGCCCCTGCAATCGGGAACGTTTAGAATCGCTTTTGGTTAGTTTAGGCCCGGAAGAGATTTCTCAAATGATTAAAGAGCAAAAGGGTGCTGAAGTGCAATGTCACTTTTGCGCAGAAAAATATAAATTTAACGCAGATGATTTAAAAAGATTATTGGCAGAGGTAAAATAA